A genomic window from Megalobrama amblycephala isolate DHTTF-2021 linkage group LG2, ASM1881202v1, whole genome shotgun sequence includes:
- the LOC125262941 gene encoding trace amine-associated receptor 13c-like, which translates to MAYETEKHETQYCFPAINSSCIKGTRSIYEYNIMYVFFSLLSAWTVFLNLLVIISISHFKKLHTPTNLLILSLAVSDLLMGLIVIPIEAIKVIETCWYFGEILCGVFINTLGLLISSSLSNLVLIAVDRYVAVCHPLLYPQKMTMTKTLVSICLCWFCSSAYNTNIVINYGYFNTTYRSNVCYGDCSIIISFAWSVIDLILSFLSPCILIITLYLRIFHVVHKQVKVINSLMKGGKCVMEGSVRRKSESKAALTLGIIVTVYLLCWIPYYICSMSVTSSTIINVLAWVVYVNSGLNPLVYALFYPWFKKTVKHVLTLKIFQPASSLVNIFTDQL; encoded by the coding sequence ATGGCCTATGAGACAGAGAAACATGAGACTCAATACTGCTTTCCTGCAATCAACTCATCATGTATCAAGGGAACACGCTCCATATATGAATACAATATCATGTATGTGTTTTTTTCATTGCTGTCAGCATGGACTGTGTTTCTGAACCTGCTGGTGATCATCTCCATCTCTCACTTCAAGAAGCTTCACACTCCAACAAACCtgctcattctctctctggCTGTTTCAGACCTGCTTATGGGACTTATTGTGATACCCATAGAAGCCATTAAAGTGATTGAGACATGCTGGTACTTTGGAGAAATATTGTGTGGAGTGTTTATAAATACCCTTGGACTGCTAATATCATCATCTCTCagtaatttagttttaattgcTGTTGATCGTTATGTGGCTGTGTGTCACCCTTTACTGTACCCACAGAAAATGACAATGACTAAAACTTTAGTAAGCATTTGTCTCTGCTGGTTTTGCTCCTCAGCTTATAACACTAACATTGTAATTAATTATGGTTATTTTAACACCACATACAGATCAAATGTGTGTTATGGCGATTGCTCCATTATAATTAGTTTTGCCTGGAGTGTCATCGATCTGATTTTGTCCTTTCTATCTCCATGTATCCTgatcataactttatatttgagGATTTTCCATGTTGTACATAAGCAAGTGAAAGTTATAAACTCTCTGATGAAGGGTGGTAAATGTGTAATGGAAGGTTCAGTGAGGAGGAAATCTGAGAGCAAAGCTGCTCTGACATTAGGAATCATTGTAACAGTTTATCTGCTGTGCTGGATTCCATACTATATCTGTTCTATGTCAGTAACCTCTTCcacaatcataaatgttttgGCATGGGTTGTATATGTTAACTCAGGTCTGAATCCTCTTGTCTATGCTTTATTTTACCCCTGGTTTAAAAAGACTGTTAAACACGTCTTAACTCTGAAAATATTTCAGCCAGCATCCTCTCTGGTCAATATTTTTACAGATCAATTGTAA